A single window of Syntrophotalea acetylenica DNA harbors:
- a CDS encoding flagellar hook-length control protein FliK, with the protein MHMPAVILSENAPVATGPRATGRNAGNAFRNLLERTADSHDPGTDPLARASAAAAEEPAADAHITNTPQPASAAQPQNPQQQELAVMDAAKPLSDTEERPETQLPAKDLQNLQAPEQEPDPVPSGAMAYVFTAPAATGQGPAIASGTGNGDDAASMALPADAANGYQPEHLSTRRQNSDKPLPPEAQACSVPNPPQADGVPQNVMARIAPDGMAVASIAEQKIRAMAGSEPLAEAPAAADPDTSDGASRNTMTDPEAAIPASRQPADRAPSATIAEPTVTVGSQDTVVAMQHAKARVPATLRQDMPVPARLDGDGPQKIRQPAGADATAPAEATPAPQALTDPATPRLRTMAAGHPFAAISSTPAQGPTARSAALEGEAAPLGESRFAQLMPRAATAPFTQQSPVATTGILEPHLKQPMETTAMDPGPVSTAGILNGKSIRPAAVAEQSSFAMATPSVVDASPLTAGTMATPPASANLAASATLPGKAPILAGANEQAAIAGSVSLAASAAAPSTAAQVTPTAAASLFSVPEAPVIEQVIDNASLRDLGEKRQLTIELHPAELGQVKLDLVQEKDRLQLHLQAATHEVCDILEKHLPRLQEALQQQGLRLDSVQVSVDGQRQHQQGMFEHQQRAPQHGPWQRSGVANPDATVAPATATADRPSTASGLSLRV; encoded by the coding sequence TGCATTCCGGAATCTGCTCGAGCGCACCGCGGACAGCCACGATCCCGGCACGGATCCCCTTGCCCGAGCCAGCGCCGCTGCGGCCGAAGAACCGGCTGCCGACGCGCACATCACCAATACCCCACAACCGGCATCCGCAGCTCAGCCGCAAAACCCGCAGCAGCAGGAGCTTGCGGTCATGGATGCGGCAAAACCCCTCAGCGACACGGAGGAACGGCCGGAAACACAACTTCCGGCCAAAGACCTCCAGAACCTCCAGGCCCCGGAACAGGAGCCCGACCCGGTGCCGAGCGGCGCCATGGCCTACGTTTTCACCGCGCCGGCAGCGACCGGGCAAGGCCCGGCCATAGCATCTGGCACAGGAAATGGCGACGACGCAGCCTCCATGGCGCTGCCGGCCGATGCGGCAAACGGATACCAACCCGAACACCTGTCCACGCGCCGCCAGAACTCCGACAAACCTTTGCCGCCCGAGGCGCAAGCTTGCAGCGTCCCGAATCCGCCGCAGGCCGATGGCGTCCCGCAAAATGTCATGGCACGGATTGCGCCGGACGGCATGGCTGTCGCGTCCATCGCCGAGCAAAAAATCCGGGCCATGGCCGGGTCCGAACCACTGGCCGAGGCGCCTGCGGCAGCCGATCCTGACACCAGCGACGGTGCTTCGCGAAACACCATGACCGACCCTGAAGCTGCCATCCCTGCTTCCCGGCAGCCCGCGGATAGGGCTCCGTCCGCCACCATCGCGGAACCCACCGTCACCGTCGGCAGCCAGGATACCGTGGTCGCCATGCAACATGCCAAGGCCAGGGTCCCGGCCACCCTGCGACAGGATATGCCGGTTCCCGCCCGTCTTGATGGGGACGGGCCCCAAAAAATCAGACAGCCCGCCGGCGCCGACGCGACAGCACCTGCCGAAGCGACCCCGGCACCGCAAGCCCTGACAGACCCGGCCACGCCGCGACTCCGGACCATGGCAGCCGGCCACCCTTTTGCAGCAATCTCCAGCACCCCGGCACAGGGTCCGACAGCCCGATCCGCAGCACTGGAAGGCGAAGCAGCACCCCTCGGAGAAAGCCGCTTTGCGCAGCTTATGCCACGCGCTGCGACAGCGCCCTTCACTCAACAATCGCCTGTCGCGACGACAGGCATATTGGAACCGCACCTGAAGCAGCCGATGGAAACAACCGCGATGGACCCCGGGCCCGTGAGCACCGCAGGAATCCTGAACGGCAAAAGCATCCGTCCGGCAGCTGTCGCCGAACAATCGTCCTTTGCAATGGCCACGCCGAGCGTGGTTGACGCGTCACCCCTGACGGCCGGAACGATGGCGACACCGCCGGCCAGCGCAAATCTTGCCGCATCCGCGACGCTCCCGGGAAAAGCCCCGATTCTGGCCGGAGCCAATGAACAGGCGGCCATCGCCGGCAGCGTGTCCCTTGCAGCGTCCGCCGCGGCACCGTCAACTGCCGCACAGGTCACACCCACGGCCGCCGCCAGCCTCTTCAGCGTACCCGAAGCACCCGTCATCGAGCAGGTCATCGACAATGCATCGTTGCGGGACCTTGGCGAGAAACGGCAACTCACGATCGAACTGCACCCGGCGGAACTGGGACAGGTAAAACTCGACCTGGTGCAGGAAAAGGACCGCCTCCAGCTGCATCTTCAGGCCGCGACCCACGAAGTCTGCGACATCCTCGAAAAACATCTGCCGCGGCTGCAGGAAGCGCTGCAGCAGCAGGGGCTGCGCCTGGACAGCGTCCAGGTCAGCGTCGACGGACAGCGCCAGCATCAGCAGGGCATGTTCGAACATCAGCAGCGGGCACCGCAACACGGCCCATGGCAAAGATCCGGTGTTGCCAACCCGGACGCTACCGTTGCCCCCGCGACGGCAACGGCCGACCGGCCGTCAACGGCCTCCGGTCTCAGCTTAAGGGTTTAA
- a CDS encoding flagellar hook assembly protein FlgD, with the protein MTSISGINQAAASSATGSLTGGNNLGKDDFLLLLVTQLQNQDPLNPQDPTEFTSQLAQYSSLEQLFTVNDQLQQLETANGNVMQLTALGLMGRDVVVQSDNFTLGSEPVTLGYRLSGNVDEVRIAVQNADGQTVATLQGTELSAGEHFMTWNGATAAGAALPAGDYQFNITTRRDGESTASGTALLKTRVTGVDLDGGGSTLATGLGNYGLGNITSVRNG; encoded by the coding sequence ATGACAAGCATTTCCGGCATCAACCAGGCTGCCGCCAGCAGCGCCACCGGCAGCCTCACCGGCGGGAACAATCTGGGCAAGGATGATTTTCTGCTGCTGCTCGTCACCCAGTTGCAGAACCAGGATCCCCTCAACCCCCAGGACCCCACCGAATTCACCTCACAACTGGCCCAGTACAGTTCGCTGGAGCAGCTGTTTACCGTCAATGACCAGTTGCAGCAACTGGAAACAGCCAACGGCAACGTGATGCAGCTTACCGCGCTGGGACTTATGGGGCGGGATGTGGTGGTGCAGTCCGACAACTTCACCCTTGGCAGCGAACCCGTCACCCTCGGCTATCGGCTTTCCGGCAACGTCGACGAGGTCCGGATCGCCGTGCAGAACGCCGACGGCCAGACCGTCGCCACCCTGCAGGGCACGGAGCTTTCCGCCGGCGAACATTTCATGACCTGGAACGGCGCCACCGCTGCCGGAGCGGCACTGCCTGCCGGCGATTATCAGTTCAACATCACCACCCGCCGCGATGGCGAGAGCACCGCTTCCGGCACGGCCCTGCTCAAGACCCGGGTCACCGGCGTCGATCTCGATGGCGGCGGCAGCACCTTGGCTACCGGCCTGGGGAACTACGGCCTCGGCAATATCACCAGCGTCAGGAACGGATAA
- a CDS encoding TIGR02530 family flagellar biosynthesis protein, with the protein MGEQLTIIPQPAWPLSTPDRTARPATGSPGKAFEQALSRQMANPVGFSRHALDRLASRDITFSDQDVQRLGEAVDQLQAKGGRDALVLMDTTALVVSVKNRQVVTVMNQSQLKNNVFTHIDSAIIA; encoded by the coding sequence ATGGGCGAGCAGCTGACCATCATTCCGCAACCGGCCTGGCCGCTTTCCACCCCGGACAGAACCGCCAGGCCCGCAACCGGCAGCCCCGGCAAAGCGTTTGAACAGGCCCTGTCCCGGCAGATGGCAAATCCGGTGGGGTTCAGCCGCCACGCCCTGGACCGCCTGGCCAGCCGCGACATAACCTTCTCCGACCAGGATGTCCAGCGACTCGGCGAAGCGGTCGATCAGCTGCAGGCCAAGGGCGGACGTGACGCCCTGGTGTTGATGGACACCACGGCGCTGGTGGTCAGCGTCAAAAACCGCCAGGTGGTCACGGTCATGAATCAGTCCCAGCTTAAAAACAACGTTTTTACCCATATCGACAGCGCTATTATCGCTTAA
- a CDS encoding flagellar hook protein FlgE: MALSSALYSGISGMNTNGTAMSVIGNNIANTNTVGFKSSRTVFSDLLASSVNGSGGASQVGRGTGLSTVDNLFSQGTFETTESQTDLAIEGEGLFVVREDGSQSLYYTRAGSFSFDGDGYLTNAEGYRVQGKPYVNGLLSSAGASDIRVDINAGIPAKMTDEITLATNLDANSTIITAPFDPTDTATYNYSNSATIYDSLGNTHLLTTYFTKSADNTWDWNVVDEGNSLVYSSASAGNTLIFDTSGAQISGGTATLGPLTLGAGTAPQTINFALENTTQFANDSQVISQTQNGYGAGNLTNISIDNEGNVLAKYSNGEEMAVSRIVLAKFSNFSGLRKEGASLFSTTGESGPPRIGVPGSELGNIFTNALEQSTVDLAAEFVKMITTQRGFQANSKVITTTDEMLSELINLKR, from the coding sequence ATGGCCCTTTCAAGCGCACTTTACAGCGGCATCAGCGGCATGAACACCAACGGCACGGCCATGTCCGTAATCGGCAACAACATCGCCAATACCAATACCGTCGGCTTCAAATCGAGCCGCACGGTGTTCTCCGACCTGCTGGCCAGTTCCGTCAATGGCTCCGGCGGCGCCTCCCAGGTCGGCCGCGGCACCGGCTTGTCGACCGTCGACAACCTGTTCAGCCAGGGCACCTTTGAAACCACCGAATCCCAGACCGATCTGGCTATCGAGGGCGAGGGTCTGTTCGTGGTGCGCGAAGATGGCAGCCAGAGCCTGTATTACACCCGCGCCGGGTCCTTCAGTTTCGACGGCGATGGCTACCTGACCAACGCTGAAGGCTACCGCGTGCAGGGCAAACCCTATGTCAACGGCCTGCTTTCCAGCGCCGGCGCCTCCGACATCCGGGTCGACATCAATGCCGGCATTCCGGCCAAAATGACCGACGAGATCACCCTCGCCACCAATCTGGATGCCAATTCGACCATCATTACCGCGCCCTTCGATCCGACGGACACAGCAACCTACAATTATTCGAACTCGGCGACCATTTACGATTCGCTGGGCAACACCCACCTGCTGACCACCTATTTCACGAAAAGCGCCGACAACACCTGGGACTGGAATGTCGTCGATGAAGGCAACAGCCTGGTCTATTCTTCCGCCAGCGCCGGCAACACCCTGATATTCGACACCAGCGGCGCACAGATTTCCGGCGGCACCGCCACCCTCGGACCCCTCACTCTCGGAGCCGGTACCGCTCCCCAGACCATCAATTTCGCCCTGGAAAACACCACCCAGTTCGCCAACGACTCCCAGGTCATCTCCCAGACCCAGAACGGTTATGGCGCCGGCAACCTGACCAATATCTCCATCGACAACGAAGGCAACGTGCTGGCCAAATATTCCAACGGCGAGGAAATGGCGGTATCGCGCATCGTGCTGGCCAAATTCTCCAATTTCAGCGGCCTGCGCAAGGAAGGCGCCAGCCTGTTCTCCACTACCGGCGAATCGGGCCCCCCGCGCATCGGCGTGCCCGGCAGCGAACTCGGCAATATCTTCACCAACGCCCTGGAGCAATCCACCGTCGACCTGGCCGCCGAATTCGTCAAGATGATCACC